CTTTCGCCCACGACCGCTTGGATGCCCCATTTCAAGAGCGCTTGGGGGGCGTGTTCCCGGGAAGATCCACAACCAAAATTACCATTGACTACCAAAATATTCGCCCCTTGATATTGGGGTAAATCAAAGGGATGTTCGCCGTTTAGCTGCTGGCGATCGTCTGCAAAAGCCTGTTCCCCAAGGCCATCGAAGGTCACACATTTGAGGAAACGCGCCGGAATAATCCGGTCTGTGTCGATGTCGTTACCCCGGAGTGGGATCCCTGTGCCAGAAACTTGCTTAATTTCGCTGCTCATATGTCCTTCAAATCGATGACCAGTGGGAAGATTGCTAATTTAACATACTTTTCTGGCGCAATTATTTACAAGAGAATCCGGATCGCCCTGGTCATTGGTGAGGCGATCGCCACCAGACGAAAAAGGAAGGAAGTAGATATAATTTCTAACGAAACCCATTAAGAAATGTTGCGTCCCATGAACAACCCCCTCTTCCAAGCCCTGTCCTACGGTCGTGCCTTTGCTGAAGTTCTCAAAGAACGCGTTGAAGAAAGTCTCACCGATCTCCTCAGTGACCTCGGTAAGCTCGATGCAGAGCGCAATCAATGGGTTCAAGAATTTATCAAAGAAGTTGAAACCCGGGCCGAACGAGATGCAAACAAACAAGGAAATGCGAGTCGCCCGATTACCATTGATATTGATGGCGATGATAATCCTACCGATTTGCAAGAAATGATCGATAACCTCCGGGCCGAAATTGCCAGCTTAAAAGCAGAATTAAAACAGTATCGCGATTCCCAAAACTAGACTTTTCCTGTTTTTGACTTCCCTGTATAACCATTTCGATAGGCAAAATTTTTGTGTCTGCTCTGTCTCCCCAAGCCAATTCCAGGGTATCTAGCCCCAATCAAGCGACCCCTACACCGCACCTAGAACGGGCAAAATCCACCTACCGCTGGAATCGGGGGAACTACTCCAAAACCCGGCGTCGCTTTGACATTTGGGTCTTTGTCCTTACTTTGATCTTCAAACTGATCCGTAATGGCAAAAAATGGACCTATGCCGGGGGCTTTACCGAAGAAAAGCTCACTGTCCGCCGTCGTATCCAGGCCAAATGGATTAAGGACAGCCTCCTAGAGTTGGGGCCAACCTTCATTAAAGTGGGTCAGCTTTTTTCCACCCGCGCTGATCTGTTTCCTGAAGAATATGTGAGTGAACTCTCCCAGCTCCAGGACCGAGTACCAGCCTCTTCCTACGAGCAGACCAGGCAAATTATCGAAGCTGATCTGGGTAAACCTCTCAATACCCTGTTTCGGAGCTTCGACCCAGTGCCCCTCGCGGCAGCTAGTCTCGGCCAAGTCCACAAAGCTCAACTCCACAGCGGCGAAGAGGTGGTGGTGAAAGTGCAGCGGCCTGGCCTGAAGCAGTTGTTCACCATTGACCTGGCAATCCTGAAGAAGATTGCTTGGTATTTCCAAAACCATCCCCGCTGGGGTAAAAATCGTGATTGGCTGGGTATTTATGACGAATGTTGTCGTATCCTCTGGCAGGAAGTGGACTATCTCAAGGAAGGTCGTAGTGCTGATACATTCCGCCGTAACTTTCGGGGCATGGATTGGGTGAAAGTGCCCAAGGTCTACTGGCGTTATGCTTCCCCCAGGGTTCTAACTTTAGAATATTTGCCCGGCATTAAAATCAGTCACTATGAGGCGATCGAGGCGGCGGGCCTAGAGCGGAAAGAATTGGCAAGACTGAGCGCACGGGCCTATCTACAACAACTGCTCAACGATGGCTTTTTCCATGCTGACCCTCACCCCGGAAATTTAGCTGTTAGTCCCGACGGAGCCTTGATTTTCTATGATTTTGGCATGATGGGAGAAATCAAAGCTAATGTGAAGGCGGGTTTAATGGAAACCATGATGGGGGTGACTGAAAAAAATGCGGATCGTGTCTTAGATTCTCTTGTGACCCTCGGGGCTGTGGAGGCGACGGGGGATTTGGCCCCAGTGCGCCGTTCGATTCAATTTATGCTGGATAACTTCATGGATAAACCCTTTGAAGCCCAGTCGATCACGGCGATCAGTGATGATCTGTATGAAATTGCCTATGATCAACCTTTCCGCTTCCCAGCAACGTTCACTTTTGTGATGCGCGCTTTTTCAACCCTAGAAGGGGTCGGCAAAGGCCTTGATCCAGAGTTCAATTTTATGGCGGTGGCTCAGCCATTTGCCCTGCAAGTTATGAGTGAAAATTTCCCCAGTGGCAGCAACATCATTGATCAACTGGGTCGTCAGGCGGCCCAGTTGAGTACCTCAACCCTCGGTTTACCCAGACGCATTGAGGATACGATCGACAAGTTAGACCGGGGTGATATTCGAATTCGGGTGCGGGCCCAAGAATCAGATCGGTTGCTCCGGAAGCTGGGGGGCATGCAATTAGCGACGAATTACACTTTGATTTTCTGTGCCCTGCTACTCTCGGCAACCCTGCTCTATGTGAATGGGGCTTGGATTCCGATGGCGGTAGTAGGGGCGATCGCCTTAGTCCCTGGCTGGGCTTTGTGGCGCCTCTTGCGAAAACTAGATCGCTATGACCGCAAATTTTAGTTAAATTTTAGGTAAGCTTAAGGCTACCTTTCTCCACCTAATTTCCCCGAAACCATGCTTATGAAATGTCGTTTTACGGGACACACTGACCCCGGATTAGTGCGTTCTGCTAACCAAGATTCTCACTATTGCGATCCCGAGGGGCGATTTTTCATTGTTGCCGATGGCATGGGTGGCCATGCGGGGGGGGAAGAGGCGAGTCGCATCGCTGTAGAGAGCATCAAACAATATTTAGAAGCAACCTGGGGGAATGCTGAAAGCGCGGAAAAAACCCTAGAGACAGCAATTTCCAAAGCCAACGAGGCGATTCTTGCAGATCAATTAGAAAATCCTGCGCGCCAGGATATGGGAACTACGGTTGTGCTCGTGCTTTTTCACGGAGACCAGGCGTGGCGGGCCCATGTAGGAGACTCGCGGCTCTATAGCTTCCATGGGGATGCATTAATTCAGGTAACTGGGGATCATACTTGGGTTTCCCAGGCCGTCCAATCGGGGGATATCACAGCGGAACAGGCAAAGGCCCACCCCTGGCGCCATGTACTTTCCCAATGCCTGGGCCGGAAGGATTTGAGTTTGATTGATATTTCTCCCTTAGACATTAAGCCAGGCGATCGCCTCTTGTTGTGTAGTGATGGGCTCACCGAAGAAGTAGATGACTCGGAAATTCAATTTATCCTGAGTGCTAATGATGACCTAGACCAAGCCGCTACGAATTTAATCGAAACGGCCAAAGATAATGGTGGGTCTGATAATGTGACAGTGGTGTTAGTGAGCATTGAATCTTAACTCAGCCTGTGATTTTTCGGTGTCAGCTACAGGAGACGGTAGGTGACACCAAGGCTATGGCGATCGCCTGGGGTGAGGATAATCACCTCAGCAGCAGCATTCGCTGTTTCAACACAAAGAAATGATTTGTAGGCGTCGGGATGTAAATCCCCCATGGTGGCCGTTTTCTCTGGGCCAGGGTTCCAGACGATCACCGTTGTACTGTTTCGACTTTGAATTTCGATCTTGCGGTCAAGGGCAGGATCTTCGATCAGTAATTTGTTGGGTGCCTGTTGGTAAATACGATCCACTTCCCCTTGGATCGAGACTTCTCCTAGTTGGTTTTTGAGGCGGTTGCCATCGACTTTATCGAGGTAATCTAAGCCAGCGAGACCGAACACTTTCACGCGTTGAATATCTCCCACGGTGAAATAGCTATGGAGAGCTTGGGTAAGACGAAAGGGCTGTTGATCGCGATTGTAGGTGGTGAGCTCAATCTCGAGGGTTTCACCAACAGTAATGGTAATTAGCAAATCAAAAGCATAATCCCAAATGTTGTGGGTATCAGCATCGTCCCCTAAACCTAAAATCACCTGGGTTGAACCATTGGCAAGGGTTATGGTTTGTCGGACTGCCCAAAGGCGATCGCGCCCAAAGCCGTGATTCGCCCGTCCAGAGCCCTCTGGATCAGCTCCGAACCAAGGCCAACAGAGGGGAATGCCACCGCGAATGGCTTTGCCCTTTTGATACTGACTGCGATCGCTAAGAAATAGAAGATTTGCAGCGGCTCCCTTAGGGCGATAGGAGAGAACTTGGCCCCCATAGAGGGAAATTTCTGCCACAGCATGGGAATTATCAATGGTGATACTGGGGAAACCAGGCTGGCGATCGCCAAAAGATAACATGCCCGGGATGCCATAATCCTGATTTAACTGCCTAAGAAGATCCATAAAGTTAAGGTAATGTAAATTTTACGATCAAAGCAAAAAGGTGAATTGCCCATGCTTTCACAAATAATCATCCCAGGGGAATGAAAAAATCAGTCAATTAAAAAAATTAATTGGCAAAGATCACAAGAATATAGTTATTTGAAATATCTCTCAAAAATAAAAAAGGGCCGATCTCCTTGGGGAAACCAACCCTTATTTTCGTGGGAACGCATTGGGAGTTACTTTTGCAACACCAGCTTCACGTTGGCATTGTTGAGACCACGTTGCTTCATGTCAGCAAGGGTCTTATTGATGGCATATTTTTGATTGATAGAATTGATCAATTCAGTCTGATTGTGCTTCTTAGCAACGCCCCAAAGATCAGCAATGAGGTCAAAGCTACCATCGGCGTTGCGTGTCCAACCCAGGTCGTAGTCCCCTTCTAGGGTTGCCACAATATCTGCTTGGATCTGTTGGCCATTGTAACCACGAACTGCAGTGTCAGTATTCACTGAAATACCGAGATCCTGTAGGGAGGTCTTGAGGACTAAAGCATCGGTGATTTTAGTCCGGAGAGTGCTAAAGTGAGACATTGGAATCGTTCTCCAAAAACAACAACATTTGAGTTTTTTTGTGTAAAGACCACCTGTGAAAGTGGCTTTTAGGCTGTCAGCAAGCTGGGAATCTTACTGACCTTAATCTGGGACGAGATTAAGCTTGTTAGAACTCCAATCGCTGGTATTCAGCAACGGAGGCTGAAGCAGGCCGGGCTCTTTGTCTGGCCCAATCGCGGAGGCTATTGACCTGTTCAGTCATGGTGCGGGAAAGGGGAAGAGTCGCCTTGATTGCCGCAATGATATCCAGTTGGGTGAACTCCCGCCCTTGGGCAAAAGCTTCATACATGGCGGCAATGATTGCCTGTTCAATTTCCGCACCGGAAAAACCTTCTGAAATATTCGCCAGTTGTGCTGTGTCGAAGCGATCGCCAACGGGCCGACGTTTGTGGAGATGGATGTTAAAAATGGCTTCCCGTTCACTGGGATTGGGCAGATCAACGAAAAAGATCTCATCAAAACGTCCCTTGCGGAGAAACTCTCCCGGTAAGCGATCGACGCGGTTTGCCGTCGCCATCACGAACACGGGCGACTCTTTTTCCTGCATCCAAGTGAGAAAGGAGCCAAAGATCCGACTGGATGTGCCCCCATCAGAATCGGCAGAACCAGAGGAGCCAGCAAAAGCTTTATCTAATTCATCAATAAATAGGATGGCTGGGGAAATAGATTCAGCAGTTTTGAGGGCACTGCGGAGATTAGCCTCCGATTTGCCTACGGTAGAGCCGTCATAAACGCGGCCCATATCTAAACGCAGCAGGGGCAGTCCCCAGAGCCGGGAGGTGGTTTTTGCGAGGAGAGATTTCCCACAACCGGGAACACCAAGAATCAGCATTCCCTTGGGTTGGGGCAAGCCATATTCCCGGGCCGCTTCAGTGAAGGCGTTAGAGCGCTGCTTCAACCAGCGTTTTAGCTCTTCTAGGCCACCGATGGCGTCAATGGTTTCATCTTCTTCGATAAATTCGAGAATACCGTTGCGACGGATGAGCTGCTTTTTCTCAGAAAGGACAATCTCCACTTCCGATTCTGTCAATTTTTTTGCCTTGACTTGGGCTTTGCGATAGACTTTTTCGGCTTCGTCTTTGGTGAGCCCTAGGGCAGCCTTGAGGAGTTTTTCTCGCACCACGGGGGAAATGGGTTGCCGGGGGTTGAGGTATTGGCCCAAAACTTGGTCAAGTTCGTCGAGGGTCGGGAACGGAAAATCAAGGACAACGATGTCTTTTTCTAACTCCAGGGGCACTTTTTGGTAGGGAGACATCAGAATAATGTGCTTCTGGGCGCCTTTAAAGCTGGCGATCGCATCCCGCAACCACCGGACGGTGCTGGGATCATCGAGAAAGGGATGTAAATCTTTGAAGATAAAAATGCCAGGATCACTGTGGTGAATGACTTCGCGAATCGCCGCCTCTGCAGAGAGGGTGCGAGTCTGGGGTTTTCGGTCAGAGGCATAGGCCACCAGACCGTGGGTCATTGTCCAAACAAAGACATTTTCGTATTCACACAGTTGGGCAATGTGGGCGATCGCCGCTTCCGCCCGCTCCTCTTCAGGGGTGATGAGGTAAATCAGGGGGTATTGAGCTTGGATAAGGGTATTGAGCTCTTCTTTCATGGGTTTAGTCCTGATGATTAACGGGGGAAGAAGGGAACCAGCACCCCATCGACCTGGGTGGGGATTTAAGGGAAGGAAAAAAGGCGATCGCCAGTTAGATAGCTAGCAGGGAACGAGCTCTGCGCCATCCGTTGCACCCTTTGCACTTTGCAAATCTTGGGCAATCTCTTCATCAAGGAGGATCGTCGGCTGCCGCTTGAGGGATACCAGTTGTCCATCCCGCAGGACCACGGCGCCTTCGCAATCGGGGCAGATATGGACGCGGTGGGTCTGACCATAGCTGGCTTGCACTTCTTCGACGACCTCCGGGTGCTGGAGATAGAAAGCTACAGCTTTTTCGACAAGGGCAGACATGGAGTCGGCATCGAGGGCAGCCTTGATTTTGAGTTGGCGGTGGACTGCCTGGGGCAGGTAGAGGGTGACTTTTTGCTTATCTTGCATACAACTAAGGGAAGCTTTACCCGATGGGGTATACCGCCCTACTGTACCCAGCCAGCCTGGGGGCGTCAAGATGCTATAGCGTCATGCCAGCTTTTTTGTAATAATCTGTTACAGTTTTGCGCTGGAATAAAGGTGATCGTCCGTCCCTAAAAGCCCTTGCTGGGGAGCAATATCCCCTGGAAGATGCCCTGTTTTATCGGGCCTTTTCCCTGTAAGCTAAAGACTTTCGGAGATCCTCAAAATCGCACTAAATTTAGAAATGTCTAATATGCTCAAGGCGTTGTGGAAAAAGTTAGGAATCACCGGGGGGCAATCAACGGCGATCACTCACCCGTTTCAGTGGCGTAATGCCCTTTCGACCCAAGCATCCCTCGAAGGGGCGATCGATGAGGCGATCGCCCAGATCCAGAGTCACTTTTCAGGGACCGCAGACCTTGTGATTGTCTTTATTTCCGCTGCCTTTGCCAGTGAATATGCCCGGGTTTTGCCCCTCCTCACAGAAAAATTGCCCTGTAAGGTATTGATCGGCTGTGGTGGCCTGAGCATTATTGGCACCGATGCCCAGGGGAAAACCCAGGAATGTGAAGAACAGCCCGCCCTCAGTTTGACGGTGGCCCATTTACCCGATGTGGCCGTGATTCCTTTCCATGTCACCGACAAAGATTTACCCGATTTAGATAGTGCCCCTGACCAGTGGCAAGGGGTGTTTGGGGCTCCGGCGGGTGCAGAACCAAGTTTTGTGCTTTTATCAGATCCATTTTCTTCAAATATTACGGATTTGCTGGCTGGGCTAGATTTTGCCTATCCTAAAGCTCCGAAGGTGGGAGGACTCACCAGCTCGGGGGGGAGAGTACCCAGTGGCCTATTTTATTACGTTGCAGAACAAGATACCGGGCCGATGTTGTTGCGTTCTGGGACGGTGGGGGTGGCACTCACGGGCAATATTCAAATGGAAACGATCGTCGCCCAGGGTTGCCGGCCCATTGGGGAGGTTTACCAAATTACCCAATGCGATCGCAACATCATCACGGAATTGTCGGTGGCAGATGGCGATCGCCTCCACCAGGGTTCTCCTTTACGCCTGCTGCAAGATTTACTAGCCGAATTGGATGCAGAAGACCAGGCCCTTGCCCAGGATTCTTTGTTCATTGGCATTGCCATGGATGAATTTAAGCAGAAACTCATCCACGGTGATTTTTTAGTGCGGAATTTATTGGGCGTCGACCCCAGGGCTGGGGCAATGGCGGTGGGCGATCGCATTCGCGCCGGACAAAGAATTCAATTCCACCTGCGGGATGCCGAAACCTCCGCCGAAGATCTTTCGGTCCTGTTACAGCAATTTCGCGAACAATCGGCATTACAGCCCCCCTTTGGCGCACTCATGTTTAGTTGTTTGGGCCGGGGCAAAGGGCTTTATGGTGAGCCAAACTTTGATTCGACACTGTTTGGCTCAGTCTTTCCAGAATCAAATGTCGGCGGATTTTTCTGTAACGGAGAAATTGGTCCCGTAGGCGATCGCACTTTTCTCCATGGCTACACTTCCGTGTTTGGCATTGTGCATCCCAAGCATTCATAAAAATCAGCAGCATCATCGGCAATACCCCAAATGCCTAGAATGATAATCATCACACTGGCTGATGCACCTTACCCACCACAAACTTTAGGTAACGGCCCTCGGGGAAAGCAGCGGGCAGCGGGTGATCGATTGGTTGACCTGCTTCGTGGATAATTTGGAGATATTTGTTTGCAGAAGCCGCCGCGTTTGACAGCATTTCCTTAAAAGCTTCGGGACTGACTTGGCTGGTACAACTGGCGGACACCAGCAAGCCACCAGGGGCCACACATTGGAGGGCCAGGGCGTTTAATTTGGTGTAGGCGCGGATGGCCGCAAAACGATTTTTCTTATTTTTCGCGAAACTGGGGGGATCGAGAATGACAATATCAAAGGTTTGTTTTTCCTGGGCATAGCGGTTTAAGACGTCAAAACAATCAGCGGTGACAAAGGTATGTTGCTGAGGATTGAAGTGATTTAAATGCACATTGGTTTTGGCCACGTCCGCAAGCTGTTTGCCCACATCCACATTGGTCACATGGCTTGCGCCGCCCCGCAGGGCATAGAAAGAAAAAGCGCCAGTGTAAGAAAAGCAGTTGAGGACTGTTTTATCACGACTGATTTCGCCAAGATATTTGCGGTTTTCGCGGTGGTCAAGGAAAAGCCCTGTTTTTTGTCCGGTTTGGAGATTGACCTGAAACACGAGGCCATGTTCGGTGACGGTGATGTCTCCCTTGGGTTCTTTGCCCCAGAGCAATTGGGTTTTGCTATCGGTGCTGCGATCTTCGAGGTTTTCTAAATGCTTGGTGCGCCAGAGGATCCCTTGGAGAGGGGCGACTTCCCGCAATGCCCGCACGAGCCAATCTAGTAACCCATTGGCTGCTTCCATGTAGGTTTGGATCACGGCATATTCACCATAGAGATCGACCGTAATCCCTGGTAGGCGATCGCCTTCCCCGAATAGCCAACGGTAAGCGGTACAATGCTGGTCTCGCAGGGGTTGGCGCAAATCCCAGGCGGCCTGCACCTGGGCCTTAAACCAGGGGGGATCGGGGAGATAGCGTTGGGAAAAAATACGGATGGCGATCGGGCTTTTGTTATCCCAGAGGCCAAAGCCTGTCCAACCGCCACATTTGACCCGGAGCCATTCCCCTGTCTCGAAGCGAAGATTGTGGGGTAATTTGTCCCGATAAATCCAGGGGTGGCCTTGGCTGAGGTGTTTTTTGAGTTGGGGAGAAACGGTGATTTCGCGGAGCTTGGCCATCAGGGGAGCGTCAAAATTGAATCTAGCTCATCCTATAGTATTGGCTCCCTTTGGTGAATTTTCGTCCATGGTGTTTCAGGGCTGCCCCTGTCCCCCTAGAAATGTTGGAAAGTTTCGCTGCGACTTAAAGGGATTTTTCGACCAGTGCCATCGGCGATCGCCACCGTTTGATCAACGGTAATCTGGCCAATAATTGCCCCCTGCCCCGGCAACATTTGTAAGAGGCTTTGGGCGGCAAGCGTTGGTAGACAGAGCACCAACTGAAAATCTTCACCGCCGTATAGAGCCCACTGGCGGGAAATTTCTGGGGGCTGGTAACGACGGAGGGCAGGGGAAATGGGGAGTTGATCAGCTTGGAGCACGGCGCCAACCCCGCTGCACTGACAAATTTGGAGCACCGCATCGGCTAGCCCGTCGCTACTGTCCATGCCGGCGAGGGGCCAAGTTAAAGCAAGGGCCGTTAAATAGTTCAACGCATCGAGCCTGGGTAAGGGCATTTGGTGGGCATCGATGAGCGCTTGGCGATCGCCGGCGGCTAATCCCTGGGCGGCGGGCGTATCGGGTTCGAGGAGTAACTCTAAGCCCGCCCGGGAATCCCCATGGTGGCCCGTCACCACGATGGCATCCCCTGGTCTGGCAGCAGTCCGTTGAATGATGCGGTTCGGTGAAACAGTGCCCAGGGCCGTAATCGCAACAGTTTTCACGGGCGATCGCGTTAAATCTCCACCAACTAAGGGTGTATGGTAACGGCTTAAACAGGCGGCCATTCCTTGGTAGAGCTGGTCTAGCCAAGGCATCGGGGTTTCTGGGGGCAAAGACAGCCCGACGGTGATGCCGATTGGGGTTGCGCCCATGGCGGCGAGGTCTGATAAATTTGCGGCCACCGCCCGCCAGCCTACTTTTTCCGCAGGCATTGTGCGATCGCTAAAATGCACCCCATCCACGAGAATATCCGTGGTGACGACCAAAGATTCCTGAGGTGGAAGCGCCAAAACTGCACCATCATCGCCAATGATTTCTGCTGGGCAGAACTGCTGGAGCCGCCGGAGAATTTCCGCTTCACCAAAATCCTTGAGATATTTCACATCAGCCATGGTCGCCTATTGAGAGGGTTACGGAGGATCAAGATAGGGGCTTCAAAAACATAGTAATTTACTAAATCCATTACTTTTTTGTAAAATCAAAGGAAAAGTAATGGACTATGACCCCATGGGTACACAAAATAAGGCGGTCACCGCCTATCTCCCCGAAGAAATTGAAGCATGTCTGGCCGCTTTCTGTTTAGAAAATGGTCTTTCGCGCCAAGGGAAAAAAAGTGGCAAGGAAAAACCCGCCCTCGGCACAGGCATTGTGGAGGTGCTGCGACTCTTTTTTAGCACTGACTTGAATAGCAGCTTTCCAGCACCTGTTTTAGACAAGGATGAACTCCAGGCGATCGTTTCCGAGACTCTACCCGACCATGTACCGACTCAGGCCTGGGTTCAATCAGAAATTCAACAGGCGATCGCCCAACTCAAGTCCGAAATGGCGACACCTGCGACCCTAAACAGTAACCCGGAGGCGTCCTCCGTTGCGGTCGAATTATCTGAATCCGGTAACGAAAAAAAAAAGAAGCTGATCCTCAAGCAAGCTGATCTCGCCCGTCGCCTCCGGTCTAATGCCTCCACCCTCAGCCGCCACCACCAGAAAGGCGGCGAACATTTTGCCCAGTGGTCCAAGGCCAAAGACCCGGAGGCGATCGCCTGGCAATATCGCGGCATTGAAGACAGCAGCAAAATGTTTGAAATGATTGACGAGTAATAAGTGTTCTTTTAGGCCGACGGTTGATCAAGTCGGTAACTGTAAATTTTCCAGGGTGAAATTTGAAAATTCAGCGCTGGGCCGAAAGAATCTTCGAGGCCATTGACTGCTTCGGTGATTTCCCAGTCCAATGTGGTGTGAAAATTCAACGCCGCTTGTTCTCCATGGGCTTCATAGAAACGGAGAATATAACCGGATTGGGTTTCCGCTCTTTTGAGAGCAAGCAGAATCAAATTATTTGCCCCCAAATTCAAAAAAGAATGCTCTGGTGCTAATTTTTGATTTTGGTGAGCAATTGTTGGGAAATAGGCCCGTAACGGGGCATTAAAGGCCCGGGCCATTTGCACTGTCTTTGCCTGTTGCCAAGACTTTTGATGGGGATAAATCGCATAGGCAAGTTGATGGCGGCCACGGTCTGCCGCTGGGTCTGGCCAGCGAGGACTTTTGAGTAATGTTAGGCGCAGTTGCTGGGCTTTTGCATCATAACCATGGTGATTTTTCGTCAGAATGCTCACCCCATAATCTGCGTTATGAAAATTTGCCCACCGCAGAGCTGGCACTTCCCATTTTGCTGGATCGGCTTCCGGTTGACGGGCGATCGCCCCACAGGGGGTTTCGTAGGTGCAACTGGCATCGGGTAAGTCGAAGGGAAAAGCCACCTTCAACACAACCTGGTCTTCCTGCCAGTCGGCAGTGGTATAAATTTTGAGGAGCTGACTATCCTGTTCTAAGTGGTAATCCTGGGTAAACGTAGATTGGCTTAACTGTTTTTTAACGCGGATAATCGCGCGGACTGGATTTTTTTCTTGCCAGTGAATCGAAACGAGTTGGGCCGGTGCTAAGGGGTTTGTTTCATAATCTGGTGCAATGTCCCAGGCATCCCAATATTGGCCTTGATCTGCAAATGCTTGGAACTGATTACTAGGGCCAGCAAAAATATTTTTCTGTTGCACTTTATCAAAGCACTGGGCAATATCCCCCGTTGCTGGATCAATTGCTACTTTTAAAAACGCATTTTCTAAAATAAATTCTGTTTCGTTTTCTAAATC
The nucleotide sequence above comes from [Synechococcus] sp. NIES-970. Encoded proteins:
- a CDS encoding hypothetical protein (conserved hypothetical protein) translates to MLKALWKKLGITGGQSTAITHPFQWRNALSTQASLEGAIDEAIAQIQSHFSGTADLVIVFISAAFASEYARVLPLLTEKLPCKVLIGCGGLSIIGTDAQGKTQECEEQPALSLTVAHLPDVAVIPFHVTDKDLPDLDSAPDQWQGVFGAPAGAEPSFVLLSDPFSSNITDLLAGLDFAYPKAPKVGGLTSSGGRVPSGLFYYVAEQDTGPMLLRSGTVGVALTGNIQMETIVAQGCRPIGEVYQITQCDRNIITELSVADGDRLHQGSPLRLLQDLLAELDAEDQALAQDSLFIGIAMDEFKQKLIHGDFLVRNLLGVDPRAGAMAVGDRIRAGQRIQFHLRDAETSAEDLSVLLQQFREQSALQPPFGALMFSCLGRGKGLYGEPNFDSTLFGSVFPESNVGGFFCNGEIGPVGDRTFLHGYTSVFGIVHPKHS
- the leuD gene encoding 3-isopropylmalate dehydratase, small subunit: MSSEIKQVSGTGIPLRGNDIDTDRIIPARFLKCVTFDGLGEQAFADDRQQLNGEHPFDLPQYQGANILVVNGNFGCGSSREHAPQALLKWGIQAVVGESFAEIFFGNCLANGVPCVTADRATVEALQAQLEADPQAATKVDVENLTVHCGNWSGSVSLGEGARQALIRGTWDSCGQLVASEADIAATAQNLPYLAWA
- a CDS encoding hypothetical protein (conserved hypothetical protein) is translated as MQDKQKVTLYLPQAVHRQLKIKAALDADSMSALVEKAVAFYLQHPEVVEEVQASYGQTHRVHICPDCEGAVVLRDGQLVSLKRQPTILLDEEIAQDLQSAKGATDGAELVPC
- a CDS encoding aldose 1-epimerase codes for the protein MDLLRQLNQDYGIPGMLSFGDRQPGFPSITIDNSHAVAEISLYGGQVLSYRPKGAAANLLFLSDRSQYQKGKAIRGGIPLCWPWFGADPEGSGRANHGFGRDRLWAVRQTITLANGSTQVILGLGDDADTHNIWDYAFDLLITITVGETLEIELTTYNRDQQPFRLTQALHSYFTVGDIQRVKVFGLAGLDYLDKVDGNRLKNQLGEVSIQGEVDRIYQQAPNKLLIEDPALDRKIEIQSRNSTTVIVWNPGPEKTATMGDLHPDAYKSFLCVETANAAAEVIILTPGDRHSLGVTYRLL
- a CDS encoding hypothetical protein (conserved hypothetical protein), whose amino-acid sequence is MNNPLFQALSYGRAFAEVLKERVEESLTDLLSDLGKLDAERNQWVQEFIKEVETRAERDANKQGNASRPITIDIDGDDNPTDLQEMIDNLRAEIASLKAELKQYRDSQN
- a CDS encoding hypothetical protein (conserved hypothetical protein (DUF1257)), with the translated sequence MSHFSTLRTKITDALVLKTSLQDLGISVNTDTAVRGYNGQQIQADIVATLEGDYDLGWTRNADGSFDLIADLWGVAKKHNQTELINSINQKYAINKTLADMKQRGLNNANVKLVLQK
- a CDS encoding ABC1 family domain protein yields the protein MSALSPQANSRVSSPNQATPTPHLERAKSTYRWNRGNYSKTRRRFDIWVFVLTLIFKLIRNGKKWTYAGGFTEEKLTVRRRIQAKWIKDSLLELGPTFIKVGQLFSTRADLFPEEYVSELSQLQDRVPASSYEQTRQIIEADLGKPLNTLFRSFDPVPLAAASLGQVHKAQLHSGEEVVVKVQRPGLKQLFTIDLAILKKIAWYFQNHPRWGKNRDWLGIYDECCRILWQEVDYLKEGRSADTFRRNFRGMDWVKVPKVYWRYASPRVLTLEYLPGIKISHYEAIEAAGLERKELARLSARAYLQQLLNDGFFHADPHPGNLAVSPDGALIFYDFGMMGEIKANVKAGLMETMMGVTEKNADRVLDSLVTLGAVEATGDLAPVRRSIQFMLDNFMDKPFEAQSITAISDDLYEIAYDQPFRFPATFTFVMRAFSTLEGVGKGLDPEFNFMAVAQPFALQVMSENFPSGSNIIDQLGRQAAQLSTSTLGLPRRIEDTIDKLDRGDIRIRVRAQESDRLLRKLGGMQLATNYTLIFCALLLSATLLYVNGAWIPMAVVGAIALVPGWALWRLLRKLDRYDRKF
- a CDS encoding ATPase, AAA family domain protein — protein: MKEELNTLIQAQYPLIYLITPEEERAEAAIAHIAQLCEYENVFVWTMTHGLVAYASDRKPQTRTLSAEAAIREVIHHSDPGIFIFKDLHPFLDDPSTVRWLRDAIASFKGAQKHIILMSPYQKVPLELEKDIVVLDFPFPTLDELDQVLGQYLNPRQPISPVVREKLLKAALGLTKDEAEKVYRKAQVKAKKLTESEVEIVLSEKKQLIRRNGILEFIEEDETIDAIGGLEELKRWLKQRSNAFTEAAREYGLPQPKGMLILGVPGCGKSLLAKTTSRLWGLPLLRLDMGRVYDGSTVGKSEANLRSALKTAESISPAILFIDELDKAFAGSSGSADSDGGTSSRIFGSFLTWMQEKESPVFVMATANRVDRLPGEFLRKGRFDEIFFVDLPNPSEREAIFNIHLHKRRPVGDRFDTAQLANISEGFSGAEIEQAIIAAMYEAFAQGREFTQLDIIAAIKATLPLSRTMTEQVNSLRDWARQRARPASASVAEYQRLEF
- a CDS encoding protein phosphatase 2C, producing MLMKCRFTGHTDPGLVRSANQDSHYCDPEGRFFIVADGMGGHAGGEEASRIAVESIKQYLEATWGNAESAEKTLETAISKANEAILADQLENPARQDMGTTVVLVLFHGDQAWRAHVGDSRLYSFHGDALIQVTGDHTWVSQAVQSGDITAEQAKAHPWRHVLSQCLGRKDLSLIDISPLDIKPGDRLLLCSDGLTEEVDDSEIQFILSANDDLDQAATNLIETAKDNGGSDNVTVVLVSIES